ACTCCTCCaagaatggaaaaaaaacaaaaacctactTAATAATTACGAAGACAGTTATTAACTTAGAAAAATTACGTTATGCAAATGGCTAAGTTTCCTTACTCAAATCTTTGAGGACGAACCTAAGTATGTAATAACTGCACCCAACTAGAATGTTGGCTGTTTTAACTATGCTTAAGCCTAGCAAAGTTTCCTTGTGTTTTTCCAgcatattaaacttttacttacCTCTACAATTTTGCGGTAGCTAATTTTGAAATGACTGCAgcttaaaaaatcttaatgcTTAGCCGCAGGACTTTATATGGTAATGTAAAATTATGCCTGACGTTTTAGGCGCTGCAACACAATTACATGCCTTTCAGTAGTTATTGCCAAAAGTCACGTTCAGGCGCTCAAAGGATAGTTTGATACAATTATTTCTTAGTATAGTTGGTATAGTAGTAGTACAATTTTaccaattttgtaaatattaatacttgtaCGATAAATTATAACATCCCAAATTACTAATGTTATGTATATTGCGTATTATTTGCGACAACTTTATTTGTATTGGTGTAtgcatgttttaattattttattgaaagttaaGATTTGTTGTAACTCGGTTATCTTTAAGAATTAGTGGATTTTAATAgcgtacataatatttttctatcgATATCTATATAGGTAATACGAATATCAACTTTTGTGGAGTTATTTTTGATTGCACGTAAAAAACTCAACCAATGACTTCGTACGCGGGTTTTGACCTTGTCCGATAATAGAAATGTTTATCTACCGAATTAATGAGGTTCATTTCATCCATCAGCAACTGTTGAAATACCAGGTGACATACGTAAATAATGATAACaagaaacagttttatcattgtgtttgtttttgataaaaattaagaGAAATAACAAGCTTtagctaaataatatttatttacggcCCTAATACTATCAAAATGCaatcttattttattagcaGTAAAGTCTTAAATGGCAGATCCATCCTCGTAAACAGCCGCTTGGAAATTAGATAACACACGCACACATGGGTGACTTTTACGCGGTGTGACGCAAAGTTCAATGATATGAACATAGTTACAGATTGCTGTTCCAACCATTTGTTGTCTTTAGGTCGCGAGTGAGGTTATGGAATGAGTTAATTCTTTCGAAATATGTGTTATTGCATAGACTAGCGGTAACATTAAGTGTTATTTAGTCAAAGTATTGTTGAAAAGTGTTCACCTAGTTTATAAAACGTTAAAGTGACTCCTGCTCAAATTGATTCTACATTGTAAACAACTAAACAAGTGCTGTGCTACTAAAATTGTGTCGAACTTAAAACTTATCAACAATGGCCGTGTCGATGTCCACTAAACTATTATCGTTGTGTAAAAACGCTGCAAATTTAAGAGCTTTGTCGACCACATGCCCCAAAAACGCAAAAGTTACGTTCAATTGGGAGGATCCCCTGAATTTAGATGGACAATTACTTGACGACGAAAAGGCGATAAGGGACTCATTCAAAGCTTATTGCAACGAGAAACTAGTACCAAGAATAATCGAAGCGAACAGAAATGAAATCTTTGATAGAGAAATTTATAAGGAGATGGGAGAAATGGGCGTTCTCGGATGTACCATTAAAGGCTACGGATGTGCCGGTGTCTCCTCGGTCACATACGGGTTATTGACGAAGGAGTTGGATGGAGTAGATTCTGCTTACAGGTCAGCAATGAGTGTCCAAAGCAGCTTAGCTATGGGAGCCATATACATGTATGGGTCCgaggaacaaaaacaaaagtatttgcCAAGAATGGCCACGGGAGAACTAGTAGGATGTTTTGGTTTAACAGAGCCGAATTATGGAAGCGACGCTGGTGGTTTAGTGACGAAAGCTAAATATGacgctaaaaataaaacctacgtACTTTCGGGATCAAAGACATGGATCACTAACTCTCCGATTGCTGACATACTGGTTGTGTGGGCGAAAGATGATGAAAACAAAGTGCGAGGTTATATCGTCGAAAGATCGCAAGTCAAAAAAGGTCTCGATACTCCTAAAATCAATGGGAAATTCTCTTTGCGAGCATCGGCCACGGGCATGATATTGCTCGACGAAGTGGCTATACCGGAGGACAATTTATTGCCCAACGTAGTAGGTTTGAAAGGGCCTTTCGGATGTCTCAATAACGCGCGATATGGGATCGCTTGGGGCGCTCTCGGTGCCGCTGAAACATGTTTGCGGATTGCCCGTCAGTACACATTAGATAGGAAACAATTTGGGAGACCGCTCGGAGCCAACCAGATTATACAGAAGAAACTGGCTGACATGTTGACTGAGATAGCCCTCGGGTATCAAGCTTGTGTGCGGGTGGGTCGACTGAAGGACGAAAATAAGGCAGCTCCTGAGATGGTTTCGTTAATCAAAAGGAACAATTGTGGGAAGGCTTTGGAAATAGCAAGAGTAGCTCGGGACATGCTGGGAGGTAACGGTGTGTCGGATGAATACCACGTTATTAGGCATGTTATGAACCTGGAGGCCGTCAACACGTATGAAGGCACTCACGATATTCATGCGTTGATATTGGGTAGAGGTATCACTGGAATACCTGCGTTTTCGTAATTATTGATTAAGTATGTTATCTTGTACAGAATAATGCATTGTTATATActcaaattgttaattttattaaaatatttttgaaaaaggtGTTCCTTacttaattgtttaaaactaaatttatttaatttaaaagtacctTCACTAAGTAAGCAAATGTAAACTAAAAAAGTCGCCAACGATTCATCACCTCAGGAGGCGCCGGGTATCGATCCTAGTACCTCTCGCGTGCTAAGCGAGTGCTCTACCATCTGAGCTACGCCCCGCGCCCCGCTGAGgcgtacataaaaatatgtcacCGTATGTGTTTTGCTCTAGAAAGTAAGGTGatgtaaataatacaaacattgtTGAATTTGATAAGCAATATTCAAACGCAATGTGATcgcaacaatttaaatatagtgGCGTTCAGTAATAGTTTATACATTTATcacaatatttaacataataaatagttattattagaATAAAGAATGATACCATTCCGAGTCACTTCTCGTTGTTTTCGTCCATGAAATTGTTTACTAGAATTTAGTGgaatataactttattacgTCTGTTCAACTGGTCAACATGTATATGTCTTGTATAAAAAGCATACTCCTTAACAAGATATAACACATTGAGACGTTATTTTACAAGTATTATACGTCAATTTGACATTTTAAGTTTAGTAACACAACTCTCCCTTTCCAACAAAAAGAACAAGCAcaatatgttataataacacAGTATATATCTAAAATGTGCAGACATAGGGTGGAAATGACTACTTTGAATACGTTACAAAACCatcgtttttcttttgaaaCGCAATTTAGTGGTTGCATTTCTCCCCAAGAAGGATTTAGCTATGAGCGACGATATCACTTCGTctcagaatatttattttaataaggagATAAGAAAATAGGGAGGAAAGGGGAAAATTTTGGTTTGACGAAAGAATAGTATGCAAGCTTGGATTCATTGTGAGTACCTACAACCTACActgagtattattttatatcacgaataattgtttaaatgataATCTTATGTATTCacattatagtatttttaaatcagaTAGGATCATTGTTAGATAGTTTGGTAACAGTAATAGTCAGGCCTCGTTTTTAGAaatcttataattatattaaataaattgttttattatatttttaaaacaaaaagaatacaatttttttcgGTTACTATTCATTCAATATTTCGGCCCTGTCGACGTATCAGATCATCGTTAAGAATAATCCTCCAATAAATAAGCGTaagtaaatcattattttataacattttataatattttaggaacattaaaaaaaacatacttcttcttctgtttattttccatttagCTATGCTGAGTGCTTTTACCAGTGTCAAGAAAAATACCttatattatatcataattatcaattttctatacttttttattagacCCAGTCTAATATTCACAACCCCATATTCGATTGTATATGGCCATATGCAATCAAAACCAAACCAAGATTGGTTTCAGTAAAACGCATCGGTATAGCCTTCCTAAGCTACCGTAcagtcaaaaacaaaacaagcgtCAAGAAAGAAAACGAGCACTTTTGTCAGTGTACACCTACTAAAATATCACTTTATGTGCGTGATGATCACTACTATTGTTTATCACGGATATAATAAGGCTGACGGCTCTACTGCATACGAATTGTCTTTAATATTTGTAGGAAAACCGAGTATACTGTAGTCAGTTGTCTTTCTTAAGGCTGATTTAGATAATGTGAGAAATATAGTTGGCGTTGCGATAATATGTTGTCAGTAATGTATTTCTTGTGATACCTGTAAGCC
The window above is part of the Trichoplusia ni isolate ovarian cell line Hi5 chromosome 11, tn1, whole genome shotgun sequence genome. Proteins encoded here:
- the LOC113498745 gene encoding glutaryl-CoA dehydrogenase, mitochondrial; translated protein: MAVSMSTKLLSLCKNAANLRALSTTCPKNAKVTFNWEDPLNLDGQLLDDEKAIRDSFKAYCNEKLVPRIIEANRNEIFDREIYKEMGEMGVLGCTIKGYGCAGVSSVTYGLLTKELDGVDSAYRSAMSVQSSLAMGAIYMYGSEEQKQKYLPRMATGELVGCFGLTEPNYGSDAGGLVTKAKYDAKNKTYVLSGSKTWITNSPIADILVVWAKDDENKVRGYIVERSQVKKGLDTPKINGKFSLRASATGMILLDEVAIPEDNLLPNVVGLKGPFGCLNNARYGIAWGALGAAETCLRIARQYTLDRKQFGRPLGANQIIQKKLADMLTEIALGYQACVRVGRLKDENKAAPEMVSLIKRNNCGKALEIARVARDMLGGNGVSDEYHVIRHVMNLEAVNTYEGTHDIHALILGRGITGIPAFS